The proteins below are encoded in one region of Silene latifolia isolate original U9 population chromosome 2, ASM4854445v1, whole genome shotgun sequence:
- the LOC141641072 gene encoding uncharacterized protein LOC141641072, with product MDSDSTENTMCAESFDTVCNSVILTQAYDFTLICTRSRNYTAKKLRSGIAHQKFIVCNRQVFRGNKQKLHCSPVHEHNNGDSSFTIETVKRRVKITRIGCRAYDRFAFLNGLEGPAMIDEFSEFHNHCLTSVGNRDLEKISRSLDMFYKPLILDNSKLNIGVGKTFRKVKELVHGYENIAATLVDFKNFQRDIKCYIGERDVDLFLDRLEKLKATQPHFTLPMMLTRIFQLEDNEWLSTMFTDRNHWIPAYHRDLPIGCILRTTQRSESANSFFKWYENHFGTLVEFWIRFQIAMEQQRYTQRCDDYDSDHSLPNLDTNIHLKNHGAIVYTHAVFKMLQEEVKAAISCDITDFDKEDNVRIIFVKDAESNRTFKVTFNLSTMDTECAFKLFEKIGLDSNGNAIEDSSMAQSDNSHVCKLWAEFSTTVGVLKTLTAVHMDELALLLVEFWEKLSFQPLKKDQEIEMLLGCSSSSEVTIRPLVKAHNKASGKRLTSVKTQAIEKAATPKRLCAYCKEKFDHDKRTCPLLKADEAAAKVSKKNSRI from the exons ATGGATTCCGATTCTACAGAGAACACCATGTGCGCAG AATCCTTTGACACAGTGTGCAATTCTGTTATTTTAACTCAAGCTTATGATTTTACGCTAATTTGCACCAGATCTAG GAATTACACTGCAAAAAAACTTCGAAGTGGCATAGCACACCAAAAATTTATAGTCTGCAATCGTCAAGTGTTTAGGGGAAATAAACAGAAATTGCATTGCAGTCCTGTCCATGAGCATAATAATGGTGACAGCTCTTTCACAATTGAAACGGTTAAAAGGCGAGTTAAAATCACAAGAATTGGCTGCAGAGCTTACGATAGATTTGCCTTTCTTAATGGGCTTGAGGGACCTGCTATGATTGATGAATTTTCTGAGTTTCATAACCATTGTCTCACCTCTGTTGGTAATCGAGATCTCGAAAAGATTTCAAGATCCCTTGACATGTTTTACAAACCGCTTATATTGGACAATTCCAAGTTGAACATCGGGGTAGGGAAGACTTTCAGGAAGGTTAAGGAGCTTGTACATGGGTATGAAAATATAGCTGCTACATTGGTGGACTTTAAAAACTTTCAAAGAGATATCAAGTGTTATATAGGGGAAAGAGATGTTGACCTTTTCCTTGATCGTCTTGAAAAGCTCAAAGCCACCCAACCCCATTTTACTTTGCCTATGATGTTGACGCGT ATTTTTCAGCTGGAAGATAATGAATGGTTATCTACAATGTTCACTGACCGAAACCATTGGATTCCTGCTTACCATCGTGACCTTCCCATTGGCTGCATATTAAGAACAACACAGCGATCCGAAAGTGCAAATTCGTTTTTCAAGTGGTATGAAAATCACTTTGGTACACTGGTCGAATTTTGGATAAG GTTCCAAATTGCTATGGAGCAGCAGCGCTACACACAAAGGTGCGACGATTATGATAGCGACCACTCATTACCTAACCTAGACACAAACATACATTTAAAAAACCATGGTGCTATTGTATACACACATGCCGTGTTTAAGATGCTCCAAGAGGAAGTAAAGGCTGCTATATCATGTGATATCACTGACTTTGACAAGGAAGACAATGTGCGGATAATTTTTGTGAAAGATGCTGAATCAAACAGAACTTTCAAGGTGACGTTCAACCTTTCAACCATGGATACAGAATGTGCTTTCAAACTCTTTGAAAAAATAGG GCTTGATTCCAATGGGAATGCCATCGAGGATTCAAGTATGGCTCAGTCTGATAACAGCCATGTGTGCAAGCTATGGGCAGAGTTCAGTACAACCGTTGGAGTTCTCAAAACTTTAACTGCGGTTCACATGGACGAATTAGCATTGTTACTAGTTGAGTTCTGGGAGAAATTATCTTTTCAACCACTTAAAAAAGATCAAGAAATAGAGATGCTCTTGGGTTGCAGCTCGTCGTCTGAAGTCACTATCCGGCCTCTGGTTAAAGCACACAACAAGGCGAGCGGAAAAAGATTGACGTCAGTAAAAACACAAGCCATTGAAAAGGCAGCAACGCCCAAGAGACTATGTGCATACTGCAAAGAAAAATTTGACCACGATAAGAGAACATGCCCTCTTCTCAAAGCTGATGAAGCAGCTGCAAAAGTATCTAAAAAAAATAGTCGTATATAG